A stretch of the Chloroflexota bacterium genome encodes the following:
- a CDS encoding extracellular solute-binding protein, with protein MKAISLTLSRRRILSGLVGAGALLPLAACGTVATPAAETEAKMEEKAAPAKEEPKEPEVQVAKWFTASYGGGSFDPVQQGLVDSFNEQNEQFQAEYVIVPGNQQDCIEKVRTGLAAGERDIGIFNCSPIWLGNIGQAGLAAELDSLVARDQVDMTEYASLAIEAHRFQGNLIAIPHYVNSLIAVYNKDLMDKLGEEYPQDSWTWDDFMTFVRRQTTGAGSQKQFALASIPRGFNPITPWIWMAGGSTYDDEENPTKSTMSSPETRAGLQWVSDLFHVHQVTPRPGEVQDDLFSGGVSPLIVTTGAAMSRYRGDRVSFAWDVVGIPAGPAGRTTFAGSYAQAVYSDSSAKDAAWALLRHVTGRQGALAMLAVSLSVPVYTPVAENEYRNADGQPDGIDNVLNFLTYLRGLPKNPNMIAIYGPAYGTYLGQIWSGEASVEEATAAMDTIVDGELG; from the coding sequence ATGAAAGCAATATCGCTTACCCTCAGCCGACGGCGCATCCTGTCGGGGTTGGTTGGCGCCGGCGCCCTGCTGCCGCTGGCAGCTTGCGGCACAGTCGCCACACCCGCCGCAGAGACGGAAGCCAAAATGGAAGAGAAGGCCGCACCTGCTAAGGAAGAGCCCAAAGAGCCCGAAGTCCAGGTGGCGAAGTGGTTCACCGCGTCCTACGGCGGCGGCAGCTTCGATCCCGTGCAGCAGGGACTCGTAGACAGCTTCAACGAGCAGAACGAACAGTTTCAGGCCGAATACGTCATCGTGCCCGGCAACCAGCAGGATTGCATCGAGAAAGTGCGTACGGGCCTGGCGGCCGGCGAGCGGGACATCGGCATCTTCAACTGCAGTCCGATCTGGCTGGGGAACATCGGTCAGGCCGGATTGGCGGCGGAACTCGACAGCCTGGTCGCCCGCGACCAGGTGGACATGACCGAGTACGCTTCCCTGGCCATAGAAGCGCATCGCTTTCAAGGTAACCTCATCGCCATTCCCCACTACGTAAACAGCCTGATCGCCGTCTATAACAAGGACCTGATGGACAAGCTCGGCGAGGAGTACCCGCAGGATTCGTGGACGTGGGACGATTTCATGACGTTCGTGCGCCGGCAGACCACCGGCGCCGGCTCGCAGAAGCAGTTCGCCCTAGCCTCGATACCCCGCGGCTTCAATCCCATCACGCCGTGGATCTGGATGGCAGGCGGCAGCACGTACGACGACGAAGAGAATCCCACCAAGTCCACCATGTCGTCACCCGAGACCCGGGCCGGCCTCCAGTGGGTCTCCGACCTCTTCCACGTGCACCAGGTCACGCCGCGGCCCGGCGAGGTGCAGGACGACCTCTTCAGCGGCGGCGTATCGCCCCTGATCGTCACCACCGGCGCGGCTATGTCCCGCTATCGCGGCGACCGCGTGTCGTTTGCGTGGGACGTGGTCGGCATTCCGGCGGGGCCGGCTGGCAGGACGACCTTTGCCGGCAGCTACGCGCAAGCCGTCTACAGCGACAGCAGCGCCAAAGACGCGGCATGGGCGCTGCTCCGGCACGTTACCGGCCGCCAGGGCGCCTTAGCCATGTTGGCGGTATCGCTCTCGGTGCCGGTGTACACGCCGGTTGCGGAAAACGAATACCGCAATGCGGACGGCCAGCCCGACGGCATCGACAATGTGCTGAACTTCCTCACCTACCTGCGCGGTTTGCCCAAGAATCCGAACATGATTGCCATCTACGGCCCGGCGTACGGCACCTACCTCGGCCAGATCTGGTCAGGCGAGGCGAGCGTGGAAGAGGCGACGGCCGCAATGGATACCATCGTGGACGGTGAACTTGGATAA
- a CDS encoding phytanoyl-CoA dioxygenase family protein: MATASATQKNVLNDDQVAFYHRHGYLILENVLAAAELQELRAATEGLQEERIRRGGNDSIVAIMDFALLDDAFMRAAHHPHMLAAVTQLIGENLRLQHCKLNWKPPTKGTGEVDWHQDFPFLPHTNYDLLACMILMDDSSPKNGCMRVIPGSHLRGPVDHFTADGTFARHCTDPADYADDLARGNVVDLVAPAGSITIHHSCIVHASYPNNSDTPRRGLIYQIAAGDSVQLGGQLYKVWPLWLQGEDPLRARMEDGTVFRLSRPLTNVGGLEPSDQ; this comes from the coding sequence ATGGCAACCGCTTCCGCTACGCAAAAAAATGTCCTAAACGACGATCAAGTCGCCTTCTACCACCGCCACGGCTATCTCATACTTGAAAATGTGCTAGCGGCGGCTGAGCTACAGGAATTGCGGGCAGCAACGGAGGGCTTGCAGGAGGAGCGCATCCGCCGGGGCGGCAACGACAGCATTGTTGCTATCATGGACTTTGCCCTGCTCGATGACGCCTTCATGCGCGCCGCGCACCACCCGCACATGCTGGCCGCCGTGACGCAGCTCATTGGCGAAAACCTGCGCCTGCAACACTGCAAGCTGAACTGGAAGCCGCCCACCAAGGGCACCGGAGAAGTGGACTGGCATCAGGACTTTCCCTTCCTGCCCCACACCAACTACGATCTGCTGGCGTGCATGATCCTGATGGACGATTCTTCACCGAAAAACGGCTGCATGCGCGTGATTCCAGGCAGCCATCTGCGGGGGCCGGTGGACCATTTCACCGCGGACGGGACATTCGCGAGGCACTGCACCGATCCGGCAGATTATGCAGATGACCTCGCCCGAGGCAACGTGGTCGATCTGGTCGCCCCGGCCGGTTCGATTACGATCCATCACAGTTGCATCGTGCACGCTTCCTATCCGAACAACAGCGATACGCCCCGCCGGGGCCTGATCTACCAGATTGCCGCGGGTGACAGCGTCCAACTCGGCGGCCAACTCTACAAGGTCTGGCCGCTATGGCTGCAAGGCGAGGACCCGCTGCGCGCCCGCATGGAGGACGGCACGGTCTTTCGCCTCAGTAGACCCCTAACCAACGTCGGCGGCCTGGAACCGAGCGACCAATAG
- a CDS encoding dienelactone hydrolase family protein — protein MGTLGVTPDDAESIRQEQVAEIDRYYAALVYAAANRRERAWQRDFSSPDAYRRSIAPNRARFLQLMGGAPQGAALLEPRQQDLPERPGIAARRVWIPVDAGVHAYGVLLVPAQPAGPKPAVIAQHGFSGSPEATCGYYELEETAYLRSFGLRLAEKGYVVFAPLVMNNTPDRSRTNRKATLIAQQLLGLEVGKMMRVVDFLQTLPEVDNDRIGYMGISQGGMMALWAAAADERVAACVCSGYFTNRTPKMIDPSPHYTSFIQTGDDDKFFWGQLNEFSDSDIASLICPRPFFVEAGTEDRVFWLEHVKEEFSQVQSIYAQLGIPERVELGIFAGPHVIHGVESFAFLDRWLQN, from the coding sequence ATGGGCACGCTCGGTGTAACACCCGACGATGCGGAGTCCATCCGCCAAGAGCAGGTAGCGGAAATTGACCGCTACTACGCCGCGCTGGTGTATGCGGCTGCGAATAGACGCGAGCGCGCGTGGCAGCGGGACTTTAGTTCGCCTGACGCCTATCGCCGCTCGATAGCGCCGAACCGTGCACGGTTTCTCCAGCTCATGGGCGGCGCGCCGCAAGGTGCCGCGCTGCTGGAGCCGCGGCAGCAAGACCTGCCGGAGCGTCCCGGCATTGCGGCAAGGCGCGTCTGGATTCCGGTTGATGCAGGCGTCCACGCGTACGGCGTTTTGCTGGTGCCCGCACAGCCGGCCGGACCGAAACCCGCCGTAATCGCCCAGCACGGCTTCTCCGGCTCACCGGAAGCCACCTGCGGCTACTACGAGTTGGAGGAGACTGCCTATCTGCGGTCCTTTGGGCTGCGGCTGGCCGAAAAGGGCTACGTTGTCTTCGCTCCGTTGGTGATGAACAATACGCCCGACCGGTCGCGCACAAACCGCAAGGCCACGCTCATTGCCCAACAGCTCTTGGGCCTGGAAGTGGGCAAGATGATGCGCGTGGTGGACTTTCTGCAGACCTTGCCGGAGGTGGACAACGACCGCATCGGCTACATGGGCATCTCCCAGGGCGGCATGATGGCGCTGTGGGCGGCGGCCGCCGACGAGCGGGTCGCCGCCTGCGTCTGCTCCGGCTACTTCACCAACCGTACACCCAAGATGATCGACCCTTCGCCCCACTACACGTCCTTCATCCAAACCGGCGATGACGACAAATTCTTCTGGGGCCAGTTGAACGAGTTTTCCGATTCCGACATCGCGTCGCTCATCTGCCCGCGACCCTTCTTCGTGGAGGCGGGCACGGAAGACCGCGTCTTCTGGCTGGAGCACGTGAAGGAAGAGTTTTCTCAAGTCCAGTCAATTTACGCGCAGCTAGGCATCCCGGAACGCGTCGAACTTGGCATCTTTGCAGGTCCCCACGTGATTCATGGGGTGGAGTCGTTCGCTTTCCTCGACCGCTGGCTGCAGAATTAA
- a CDS encoding UDP-N-acetylmuramoyl-L-alanyl-D-glutamate--2,6-diaminopimelate ligase, with product MKLSKLLRAMPEARIVSGAQDPAITQLCHDSREAEAGALFIALQGLHRDGHDYAAAAVANGATAVLVTRPQSLPEHVTQVLVPDTWVAIGQAAAVFCGNPSQELCVIGVTGTDGKSTTTTLIGHILRACGHPTGVITTVAFHDSRQEYPNETRLTTQHASDLQRMLRTVRNQGGTHAVVEASSHGLALHKLDAIEIDAAVLTNLSHEHLDFHKTLEAYREAKGLLFQRVKARASKPFPQVSVLNADDAHFSYFASIKPPGVRTYGLAKHADVRAIDVTLGADHTAFTVVTPEGQTPVHAPLVCHFNVANTLAALALVSGLGVPLDAAAAAVGSFPGVPGRMQVISAGQPFAVIVDYAHTPNSLRLVLDALRSVTPGRLVVVFGSAGERDVEKRALMGEVAAEHADYFVITSEDPRSEDPDAICRQIEEGALEAGCVYGRDYSISVDRTQAFRIAFKQARPGDTVLLAGKGHEHSIIWGAESLPWDEARIASETLADMFA from the coding sequence ATGAAACTCTCTAAACTCCTTCGCGCCATGCCGGAGGCGCGGATTGTCTCCGGTGCGCAAGACCCGGCCATCACTCAGCTCTGCCACGATTCTCGGGAGGCGGAGGCCGGTGCGCTCTTCATCGCGCTGCAGGGATTGCACCGGGATGGACACGACTACGCCGCGGCTGCCGTGGCGAATGGCGCGACCGCGGTGCTTGTCACACGACCACAGTCTCTGCCGGAGCACGTCACCCAGGTGCTGGTGCCCGACACGTGGGTGGCAATCGGGCAGGCGGCTGCGGTCTTCTGCGGCAACCCCTCCCAGGAACTCTGCGTCATCGGCGTCACCGGCACCGACGGCAAGAGCACGACAACCACCCTCATCGGTCACATCCTGCGGGCGTGCGGGCATCCGACGGGCGTCATCACCACGGTGGCCTTTCACGACAGCCGGCAGGAGTATCCCAACGAGACGCGCCTCACTACCCAGCACGCTTCCGACCTCCAGCGCATGCTGCGCACAGTCCGCAACCAAGGTGGCACGCATGCAGTCGTCGAAGCCAGTTCCCACGGGCTGGCACTGCACAAGCTGGACGCAATTGAGATTGATGCCGCCGTGTTGACGAACCTCAGTCATGAGCACCTGGACTTTCATAAGACTCTGGAAGCATACCGCGAGGCGAAGGGTCTGCTCTTCCAGCGGGTGAAGGCGCGGGCGTCAAAGCCGTTTCCCCAGGTGAGTGTGCTCAACGCCGACGATGCGCACTTTTCATATTTCGCCTCAATCAAACCGCCCGGCGTGCGGACGTATGGCCTCGCAAAGCACGCGGACGTGCGCGCCATAGACGTAACGCTCGGCGCAGACCACACCGCATTTACAGTGGTCACGCCGGAGGGACAAACGCCAGTGCATGCGCCGCTGGTCTGCCACTTCAACGTGGCCAACACGCTGGCAGCGTTGGCCCTCGTTAGCGGTCTGGGCGTGCCCCTCGATGCGGCTGCGGCGGCGGTTGGCTCGTTTCCGGGGGTGCCCGGTCGCATGCAGGTGATTAGTGCCGGCCAGCCGTTCGCCGTAATTGTTGACTACGCCCATACGCCCAATAGCCTGCGGCTCGTGCTCGATGCCTTGCGCAGCGTAACGCCGGGACGGCTGGTGGTCGTCTTTGGCAGCGCGGGCGAGCGCGACGTGGAGAAGCGGGCGCTCATGGGCGAGGTCGCGGCGGAACATGCCGACTACTTTGTAATCACCAGCGAGGACCCCCGCAGCGAGGACCCGGACGCTATCTGCCGACAAATCGAAGAAGGCGCCTTGGAGGCCGGCTGTGTCTACGGCCGCGACTACAGCATCAGCGTCGACCGCACCCAAGCCTTCCGCATTGCCTTCAAGCAGGCGCGGCCGGGCGATACCGTGCTCCTAGCTGGCAAAGGCCACGAGCACTCCATCATCTGGGGCGCAGAGTCACTGCCCTGGGACGAGGCCCGCATTGCCAGTGAGACCCTGGCGGATATGTTTGCCTAG
- a CDS encoding GTP-binding protein — protein MAKERFERTKPHVNIGTIGHIDHGKTTLTAAITKVLSLQGGADFSP, from the coding sequence ATGGCGAAGGAGCGATTTGAACGAACGAAGCCGCACGTGAATATTGGCACGATCGGCCATATCGATCATGGCAAGACCACGCTCACTGCTGCGATCACCAAGGTGCTTTCGCTGCAGGGCGGCGCCGACTTTTCCCCTTT
- a CDS encoding DUF1643 domain-containing protein, translating to MAGVDPTQSGAEFSACGRYRYKLWRVWDHTHPVILFIMLNPSTADATNDDPTIRRCIGFARDWGYGGVRVGNLFAWRTPYPSALRVAPDPVGQDNDGALFSLAEGAALIVAAWGMHGAGGGRGQVVRERFSDCLHALGMTKSGEPAHPLRLRRTCRPFLLEN from the coding sequence ATGGCGGGCGTTGATCCCACGCAGAGCGGCGCGGAGTTTTCGGCGTGTGGGCGCTACCGCTACAAGCTCTGGCGGGTGTGGGACCACACGCACCCGGTGATCTTGTTTATCATGCTGAACCCGTCCACGGCTGATGCTACGAACGATGACCCCACCATACGACGCTGCATTGGCTTTGCCCGCGATTGGGGCTACGGCGGGGTGCGGGTGGGGAACCTGTTCGCGTGGCGCACGCCCTACCCGAGCGCGCTGCGCGTCGCCCCCGATCCCGTGGGACAAGATAACGATGGCGCCCTATTCAGTCTGGCCGAAGGAGCGGCGCTGATCGTCGCTGCATGGGGCATGCACGGCGCTGGGGGCGGGCGTGGGCAGGTCGTTCGCGAACGCTTTTCGGACTGCCTCCACGCGCTCGGCATGACGAAATCGGGGGAGCCGGCCCATCCGCTCCGTCTGCGGCGCACCTGCAGGCCCTTCCTGCTGGAGAACTGA
- a CDS encoding extracellular solute-binding protein gives MRFHTTRRRFLGGSAATFGAVALAACGQVATTGEMMEEAPAEAEEEAKAEEAPVAEQVTIQFMWPPYSPAKERWYERLVDAYEEKNPNVSISTILDTALNDRIGTNAAAGGGLLDVTWHGWGWARWGEEGVFLPLEPYVKASGLNLDDYYKAAIDGVTWNGTLHALPLGILTPVMALNLDAFAAAGIEVPSDDWTFGDMIDIGAKLTDAANGKWGVSTRFWYWSTWYVSYGRDQGSVNNEWQTMSWDAAVRTELIRTRGDLFHKHQIEAYGDDAKEETIFDHFKNQKVAIYSGYNWLVPSFRTDAQFNWTLHPIPFIDFEGEPTRNGALYTEEIALVEGSKVLDHGWDFASWICGPEQLDTAARNGDTTPTIKSIAESDAFINLDLPPGERIVEYLRAMETAIPFLLHPIGGDLAGPLWKNAGLATQANPELTPEEASRTAQGEAQAILDEYNASRQ, from the coding sequence ATGCGTTTTCATACAACCAGACGTAGATTCCTCGGGGGCTCGGCAGCAACTTTCGGGGCCGTTGCCCTGGCCGCGTGCGGCCAGGTAGCGACGACGGGCGAAATGATGGAGGAAGCACCGGCTGAGGCGGAGGAAGAAGCAAAGGCCGAAGAGGCGCCCGTAGCCGAGCAAGTAACCATTCAATTCATGTGGCCGCCCTATTCACCGGCCAAGGAGCGCTGGTACGAGCGCTTGGTGGACGCCTACGAAGAGAAAAACCCCAATGTATCAATCTCCACCATTCTCGATACCGCGCTCAACGATCGCATCGGCACGAACGCCGCCGCCGGTGGCGGCTTGCTTGACGTGACCTGGCACGGCTGGGGTTGGGCCCGTTGGGGTGAAGAAGGCGTCTTCCTGCCGCTGGAGCCGTACGTCAAGGCGTCGGGCCTCAACCTTGACGACTATTATAAGGCCGCCATCGACGGTGTCACCTGGAACGGCACGCTGCATGCGCTGCCCCTGGGCATTCTGACGCCGGTGATGGCGCTTAATCTCGATGCGTTCGCGGCAGCGGGCATCGAGGTACCGTCTGACGACTGGACCTTCGGGGACATGATTGATATCGGCGCCAAGCTCACCGATGCCGCCAACGGCAAGTGGGGCGTGTCGACGCGGTTCTGGTACTGGTCGACCTGGTACGTCTCCTATGGCCGCGATCAGGGTTCCGTGAACAATGAGTGGCAGACCATGAGCTGGGACGCGGCAGTCCGCACCGAGCTGATTAGGACGCGGGGAGACCTGTTCCACAAGCACCAGATCGAAGCCTATGGCGACGATGCCAAAGAAGAGACGATCTTCGATCACTTCAAGAACCAGAAGGTTGCCATCTACTCGGGCTACAACTGGCTGGTGCCCAGCTTCCGTACCGACGCGCAGTTCAATTGGACGTTGCATCCCATCCCGTTTATCGATTTCGAGGGCGAACCGACGCGTAACGGCGCGCTCTACACCGAGGAAATCGCCCTCGTGGAAGGCAGCAAGGTGCTCGACCACGGGTGGGACTTCGCCTCGTGGATCTGCGGGCCGGAACAACTGGATACGGCAGCCCGCAACGGCGACACGACGCCGACGATCAAGTCTATAGCCGAGAGCGACGCGTTCATCAATCTGGACCTGCCGCCCGGAGAGAGAATCGTCGAGTATCTGCGGGCCATGGAAACCGCCATTCCGTTCTTGCTCCATCCAATTGGCGGCGATCTCGCCGGACCTCTGTGGAAGAACGCCGGCCTGGCGACGCAGGCGAATCCGGAGCTTACGCCGGAGGAGGCTTCCCGCACGGCCCAAGGCGAGGCCCAAGCCATCCTGGACGAGTACAACGCAAGCAGGCAGTAG